A DNA window from Pseudomonas wuhanensis contains the following coding sequences:
- the hemL gene encoding glutamate-1-semialdehyde 2,1-aminomutase yields the protein MSRSETLFANAQKHIPGGVNSPVRAFKSVGGTPLFFKHAEGAYVTDEDDKRYVDYVGSWGPMILGHSHPDVLDAVRKQLEHGLSYGAPTAMETEMADLVCSIVPSMEMVRMVSSGTEATMSAIRLARGFTGRDSIIKFEGCYHGHSDSLLVKAGSGALTQGVPSSAGVPAAFAKHTLTLPFNDIDAVEAMLAEVGQEVACIIVEPVAGNMNCVPPAPGFLEGLRTLCDKHGVVLIFDEVMTGFRVALGGAQAHYGVTPDLSTFGKIIGGGMPVGCFGGKRKIMEHIAPLGPVYQAGTLSGNPLAMAAGLTTLRLISRPGFHAELSDYTSRLLDGLQQRADAAGIPFVTTQAGGMFGLYFSGADDIVTFEDVMASDAGLFGRFFHLMLEGGVYLAPSAFEAGFTSIAHGETELKLTLDAAERAFAALK from the coding sequence ATGTCTCGTTCCGAAACCCTGTTTGCCAACGCCCAAAAACACATTCCCGGAGGCGTGAACTCGCCTGTTCGTGCGTTCAAGAGCGTTGGCGGCACGCCGCTGTTCTTCAAACACGCCGAAGGCGCCTACGTCACCGACGAAGACGACAAGCGTTATGTGGATTACGTCGGTTCCTGGGGGCCGATGATTCTCGGCCACAGCCATCCGGACGTGCTGGACGCGGTGCGCAAACAGCTGGAGCACGGCCTGTCCTACGGCGCCCCGACCGCCATGGAAACCGAAATGGCCGATCTGGTCTGCTCGATCGTACCGTCGATGGAAATGGTGCGTATGGTCAGCTCCGGCACCGAAGCGACCATGAGTGCGATCCGTCTGGCCCGTGGCTTCACCGGTCGCGACAGCATCATCAAATTCGAAGGCTGCTACCACGGTCACTCCGACAGTCTGCTGGTCAAGGCCGGTTCCGGCGCCCTGACCCAAGGCGTGCCGAGCTCGGCCGGTGTGCCGGCGGCGTTCGCCAAACACACCCTGACCCTGCCGTTCAACGACATCGACGCGGTAGAAGCCATGCTCGCCGAAGTCGGTCAGGAAGTGGCCTGCATCATCGTCGAGCCAGTGGCCGGCAACATGAACTGCGTACCACCGGCTCCGGGCTTCCTCGAAGGCCTGCGGACCCTGTGCGACAAACACGGCGTGGTGCTGATTTTCGACGAAGTGATGACCGGTTTCCGCGTCGCCCTCGGTGGTGCCCAAGCCCATTACGGCGTCACGCCGGACCTGAGCACCTTCGGCAAGATCATCGGTGGCGGCATGCCGGTTGGCTGCTTCGGTGGCAAACGCAAGATCATGGAGCACATCGCACCATTGGGCCCGGTCTACCAGGCTGGCACGTTGTCGGGTAACCCACTGGCGATGGCGGCAGGCCTGACCACTCTGCGCCTGATCAGTCGCCCTGGTTTCCACGCCGAACTGAGCGACTACACCAGCCGCTTGCTCGATGGTCTGCAACAGCGTGCTGACGCCGCCGGCATTCCGTTCGTGACCACTCAGGCCGGCGGCATGTTCGGGCTGTACTTCAGCGGCGCTGACGACATCGTGACCTTTGAGGATGTGATGGCCAGCGATGCCGGCCTGTTCGGGCGTTTCTTCCACCTGATGCTCGAAGGCGGCGTGTACCTGGCGCCAAGCGCTTTCGAAGCCGGTTTCACCTCGATCGCCCACGGTGAAACCGAGTTGAAACTGACGCTGGACGCCGCCGAGCGTGCGTTCGCCGCATTGAAATAA
- a CDS encoding DUF1820 family protein — protein MTKREAPIYKVIFLNQGQVYEMYAKQIYQSDLWGFLEVEEFVFGERTQVVVDPSEEKLKAQFEGVVRSFVPMHSIVRIDEVERLGTPKISEARGAVGNVMPFPMPMPEK, from the coding sequence ATGACCAAACGTGAAGCTCCAATCTACAAGGTGATTTTCCTCAATCAGGGCCAGGTGTACGAAATGTACGCCAAGCAGATCTATCAAAGTGATCTGTGGGGCTTCCTGGAAGTGGAAGAGTTCGTCTTTGGCGAGCGCACGCAAGTGGTCGTCGATCCGAGCGAAGAGAAGCTCAAGGCTCAGTTCGAAGGCGTTGTGCGCAGTTTTGTGCCGATGCATTCGATCGTGCGCATCGACGAGGTCGAGCGCCTCGGCACCCCGAAAATCAGCGAAGCCCGCGGTGCGGTCGGCAATGTGATGCCGTTTCCGATGCCGATGCCTGAGAAGTAG
- the leuS gene encoding leucine--tRNA ligase, producing MHEQYQPREIEAAAQSFWDEQKSFEVSEQPGKETFYCLSMFPYPSGKLHMGHVRNYTIGDVISRYQRMQGKNVLQPMGWDAFGMPAENAAMKNNVAPAKWTYENIAYMKTQLRSLGLAVDWSREVTTCKPDYYRWEQWLFTRLFEKGVIYKKSGTVNWDPVDQTVLANEQVIDGRGWRSGALIEKREIPMYYFKITAYADELLESLDELTGWPEQVKTMQRNWIGKSRGMEVQFPFDVASIGETGALKVFTTRPDTLMGATYVAVAAEHHLATLAAQNNPELQAFIAECKGGSVAEADVATQEKKGLPTSLFVEHPLTGEKLPVWVANYVLMHYGDGAVMAVPAHDERDFEFATKYNLPIKSVVRTSSGDTNPAPWQDAYGEHGTLINSGEFDGLDFAGAFDAIEVALIKKNLGASRTQFRLRDWGISRQRYWGCPIPIIHCNTCGDVPVPEDQLPVVLPEDVVPDGAGSPLARMPEFYECSCPKCGAPAKRETDTMDTFVESSWYYARYASPHYEGGLVEKAAADHWLPVDQYIGGIEHAILHLLYARFFHKLMRDEGLVSSNEPFKNLLTQGMVIAETYYRREANGAYTWFNPADVELERDSKAKVISAKLIADGLPVEIGGTEKMAKSKNNGVDPQSMIDQFGADTCRLFMMFASPPDMSAEWSDSGVEGSHRFLKRVWRLAQAHVIQGLPGKLDVASLNDEQKAIRRSIHQAIKQASHDVGQNHKFNTAIAQVMTLMNVLEKAAQGTEQDRALIHEGLETVVLLLAPITPHISHELWHRLGHADPVIDAGWPVLDESALVQDSLQLVIQVNGKLRGHIEMPASASREEVEAAARANENVLRFVDGLTIRKVIVVPGKLVNIVAS from the coding sequence ATGCACGAACAATATCAGCCCCGTGAAATCGAAGCCGCCGCCCAGTCGTTCTGGGACGAGCAAAAGTCCTTTGAAGTCAGTGAACAGCCAGGCAAGGAGACGTTCTACTGCCTGTCGATGTTCCCTTACCCCAGCGGCAAGCTACACATGGGGCACGTGCGCAACTACACCATCGGCGACGTGATCTCCCGCTACCAGCGCATGCAAGGCAAGAACGTCCTGCAACCCATGGGTTGGGACGCCTTCGGCATGCCGGCGGAAAACGCCGCGATGAAGAACAACGTAGCGCCCGCCAAGTGGACCTACGAAAACATCGCCTACATGAAAACCCAGCTGCGCAGCCTGGGCCTGGCGGTGGACTGGTCCCGCGAAGTCACCACCTGCAAGCCTGATTACTACCGCTGGGAACAATGGCTGTTCACTCGCCTGTTCGAAAAAGGCGTGATTTACAAGAAAAGCGGCACCGTGAACTGGGACCCGGTTGATCAGACCGTTCTGGCCAACGAACAGGTGATCGACGGTCGCGGCTGGCGTTCCGGCGCGCTGATCGAAAAACGCGAAATTCCGATGTACTACTTCAAGATCACCGCCTACGCGGATGAGCTGCTGGAAAGTCTCGACGAACTGACTGGCTGGCCTGAACAGGTCAAGACCATGCAGCGCAACTGGATCGGCAAATCCCGCGGCATGGAAGTACAGTTCCCGTTCGACGTCGCCTCCATCGGCGAAACCGGCGCGCTGAAAGTATTCACCACCCGTCCAGACACCCTGATGGGCGCAACCTACGTTGCGGTGGCGGCCGAACACCATTTGGCTACCCTCGCCGCGCAGAACAACCCTGAGCTGCAAGCGTTCATCGCTGAATGCAAGGGCGGCAGCGTCGCCGAAGCCGACGTCGCCACTCAAGAGAAAAAAGGCCTGCCGACCTCGCTGTTCGTTGAACACCCGCTGACCGGCGAGAAACTCCCGGTATGGGTGGCCAACTATGTGCTGATGCATTACGGCGATGGCGCGGTCATGGCTGTTCCGGCTCACGATGAACGTGATTTCGAGTTCGCCACCAAGTACAACCTGCCAATCAAATCCGTGGTACGCACAAGTTCCGGTGACACCAACCCGGCCCCTTGGCAGGATGCGTACGGCGAGCACGGCACACTGATCAACTCCGGCGAATTCGACGGCCTCGACTTCGCAGGCGCCTTCGACGCCATTGAAGTGGCGCTGATCAAGAAAAACCTCGGCGCCTCGCGCACCCAGTTCCGCCTGCGCGACTGGGGCATCAGCCGTCAGCGCTATTGGGGCTGCCCGATTCCGATCATCCACTGCAACACCTGCGGTGATGTGCCGGTCCCGGAAGATCAACTGCCCGTGGTACTACCGGAAGACGTCGTACCGGACGGCGCTGGTTCGCCACTGGCGCGCATGCCCGAGTTCTACGAGTGCAGCTGCCCGAAATGCGGCGCACCGGCCAAGCGTGAAACCGACACCATGGACACCTTCGTCGAGTCCTCGTGGTACTACGCCCGCTACGCCTCGCCACACTATGAAGGTGGCCTGGTGGAAAAAGCGGCTGCCGACCATTGGCTGCCGGTGGATCAGTACATCGGCGGGATCGAACACGCCATTCTTCACCTGCTTTATGCGCGCTTCTTCCACAAGCTGATGCGCGACGAAGGCCTGGTGAGCTCCAACGAGCCGTTCAAGAACCTGCTGACCCAGGGCATGGTGATCGCCGAGACTTACTATCGTCGTGAAGCCAACGGTGCCTACACGTGGTTCAACCCGGCGGACGTCGAACTCGAACGCGACAGCAAGGCCAAGGTCATTAGCGCCAAGCTGATCGCCGACGGCCTGCCGGTGGAAATCGGTGGCACCGAGAAGATGGCCAAGTCGAAAAACAACGGCGTTGACCCACAGTCGATGATTGACCAGTTCGGCGCAGACACCTGCCGCCTGTTCATGATGTTCGCCTCGCCACCTGACATGAGCGCGGAATGGTCCGACTCCGGAGTAGAAGGCTCGCACCGCTTCCTCAAGCGCGTCTGGCGTCTGGCTCAAGCGCACGTCATCCAGGGCCTGCCGGGCAAACTGGACGTTGCCAGCCTGAACGACGAGCAGAAAGCCATTCGCCGTTCGATCCACCAGGCCATCAAGCAGGCCAGCCACGACGTCGGCCAGAACCACAAATTCAACACCGCCATCGCCCAGGTGATGACGCTGATGAACGTGCTGGAAAAAGCCGCGCAAGGCACCGAACAGGATCGCGCACTGATTCACGAAGGTCTGGAAACCGTAGTCCTGCTGCTGGCACCGATCACCCCGCACATCAGCCACGAGCTGTGGCATCGCCTGGGTCACGCCGATCCGGTCATCGATGCCGGTTGGCCGGTGCTGGATGAAAGCGCCCTGGTACAGGACAGCCTGCAACTGGTCATTCAGGTGAACGGCAAACTGCGCGGCCACATCGAAATGCCGGCCAGCGCCAGTCGCGAAGAAGTCGAAGCCGCTGCACGGGCCAACGAAAACGTCCTGCGCTTCGTCGATGGCCTGACTATTCGCAAAGTGATCGTAGTGCCCGGGAAACTGGTCAATATCGTCGCCAGCTAA
- a CDS encoding YdcF family protein → MPFRYFIKQLLLPPGILLLLLVLAWWWRRSRPRLAGLCFILGVGGFWLMSLPVMVEWSARALEREPPLAREEWATLSQRADAIVVLGSGRERGDPAWGVDQPTGVGLGRERYAARLAKASGLPILTSGGLHYGTPPTEAKLMADSLLDDFGVTVRWQEGRSRTTWENAQFSAQVLLPEGIKRVVVVTQAWHMPRAVWSFQQAGFEVVPAPVGFLGVDNARPLGGWMPEFKSIWQSGQLMNEAVGQIGYSLFYR, encoded by the coding sequence ATGCCTTTTCGTTATTTCATTAAACAACTTCTATTGCCGCCCGGCATTTTATTGCTGTTGCTGGTGCTTGCCTGGTGGTGGCGCCGCTCAAGGCCGAGGCTGGCGGGGTTGTGTTTTATCTTGGGCGTGGGCGGCTTCTGGTTGATGAGCCTGCCAGTGATGGTGGAGTGGAGTGCCAGGGCGCTGGAGCGCGAGCCGCCTCTGGCGCGCGAGGAATGGGCAACCTTGAGCCAGCGGGCCGACGCAATCGTGGTGCTGGGTTCAGGGCGTGAGCGTGGCGACCCGGCCTGGGGCGTTGACCAACCGACCGGTGTAGGCCTGGGGCGTGAACGCTATGCCGCGCGCCTGGCCAAGGCGTCCGGTTTGCCGATTCTGACCAGTGGCGGCCTGCATTACGGCACGCCACCGACCGAAGCGAAGCTGATGGCGGACTCATTGCTAGATGATTTTGGCGTGACGGTGCGCTGGCAGGAAGGGCGCAGCCGCACGACCTGGGAGAATGCGCAATTCAGCGCCCAGGTATTGTTGCCGGAGGGGATCAAGCGGGTGGTGGTCGTGACTCAGGCCTGGCACATGCCGCGAGCGGTTTGGAGTTTCCAGCAGGCCGGGTTTGAGGTGGTGCCCGCGCCAGTGGGGTTTTTAGGCGTGGACAATGCCCGGCCGCTGGGCGGCTGGATGCCGGAATTCAAATCGATCTGGCAGAGCGGGCAGTTGATGAATGAGGCGGTGGGGCAGATCGGGTATTCGTTGTTTTATCGCTGA
- a CDS encoding HlyC/CorC family transporter, which yields MSEDRSSNGQKSWLGKLTQAFAHEPKNRQELLELLRDAHQNKLLDSEALAIVEGAIQVADLQVRDIMVPRSQMISIKATQTPREFLPAVVDSAHSRYPVIGESHDDVMGVLLAKDLLPLILKENGDSFNIKDLLRPATFVPESKRLNVLLREFRANHNHMAIVIDEYGGVAGLVTIEDVLEQIVGDIEDEHDVEEDSYIKPLPSGDFLIKALTPIDNFNEFFDSEFSDDEFDTVGGLVMSAFGHLPKRNEITEIGAYRFRILNADSRRIHLLRLTPIAR from the coding sequence ATGAGCGAAGATCGATCGAGCAACGGGCAGAAGTCATGGCTGGGTAAGCTCACCCAGGCTTTTGCCCACGAGCCGAAGAACCGCCAGGAGCTGCTGGAGCTGCTGCGCGACGCACATCAAAACAAGTTGCTGGACAGCGAAGCGCTGGCCATCGTCGAAGGTGCCATCCAGGTTGCAGACCTGCAAGTACGGGACATCATGGTCCCGCGCTCGCAGATGATCAGCATCAAGGCGACCCAGACACCCCGCGAGTTCCTGCCAGCCGTGGTCGACTCGGCCCACTCCCGCTACCCGGTGATCGGCGAAAGCCACGATGACGTGATGGGTGTGTTACTGGCCAAGGATTTGCTGCCGTTGATCCTCAAGGAGAACGGCGACAGCTTCAACATCAAGGACCTGCTGCGCCCGGCCACCTTCGTGCCCGAGTCCAAGCGCCTGAATGTGCTGCTGCGCGAATTTCGCGCCAACCATAACCACATGGCCATCGTCATTGACGAATACGGCGGCGTGGCCGGCCTGGTGACCATCGAAGACGTGTTGGAACAGATCGTCGGCGACATCGAAGACGAACACGACGTCGAAGAAGACAGCTACATCAAGCCGCTGCCCAGCGGGGACTTCCTGATCAAGGCCCTGACGCCGATCGATAACTTCAACGAGTTCTTCGACAGCGAATTCTCCGACGATGAATTCGACACCGTCGGTGGCTTGGTGATGAGCGCGTTCGGGCACTTGCCAAAACGCAACGAAATCACTGAGATCGGCGCCTATCGCTTCCGCATCCTGAACGCCGACAGCCGTCGGATTCACTTGCTGCGTCTGACACCTATTGCCCGTTAA
- the ybeY gene encoding rRNA maturation RNase YbeY yields the protein MLELDLQLATEASAPSEAEFRQWCELALRQRTADSEMTIRLVDEEEARELNFTWRQKDYATNVLSFPADVPDEFLDIPLLGDLVICVAVVEREAAEQGKELKAHWAHLVIHGCLHLLGYDHIDDDEAEEMEALERTLLAELGHPDPYADDETDTSPTETTKDSE from the coding sequence ATGCTTGAGCTTGATCTGCAACTGGCTACCGAAGCGTCTGCCCCAAGCGAAGCCGAGTTCCGTCAATGGTGCGAACTGGCCCTGCGCCAGCGTACGGCCGACTCCGAAATGACCATCCGTCTGGTCGACGAAGAGGAAGCCCGCGAACTGAATTTCACCTGGCGGCAGAAAGACTACGCCACCAACGTTTTGTCGTTCCCGGCCGATGTTCCCGATGAATTTCTCGACATTCCCTTGCTGGGCGATCTGGTGATCTGCGTAGCGGTGGTCGAGCGCGAAGCGGCGGAACAAGGCAAGGAATTAAAGGCCCATTGGGCGCATCTGGTCATTCACGGCTGCTTGCATCTGCTTGGTTACGACCATATAGATGACGACGAAGCCGAAGAAATGGAAGCACTGGAACGAACGTTGCTTGCAGAGCTGGGTCATCCAGACCCTTATGCGGACGACGAAACAGACACATCCCCAACCGAAACAACAAAGGATTCAGAGTAA
- the miaB gene encoding tRNA (N6-isopentenyl adenosine(37)-C2)-methylthiotransferase MiaB — MAKKLYIETHGCQMNEYDSSRMVDLLGEHQALEVTARAEDADVILLNTCSIRERAQDRVYSQLGRWRELKLANPEMVIAVGGCVASQEGAAIRDRAPYVDVVFGPQTLHRLPEMIDAARLTKLPQVDVSFPEIEKFDHLPEPRIDGPSAYVSVMEGCSKYCTFCVVPYTRGEEVSRPFDDVIAEIIHLAENGVREVTLLGQNVNGYRGTTHDGRLADLAELIRVVAAVDGIDRIRYTTSHPLEFSDSLIQAHADVPELVKHLHLPVQSGSDRILAAMKRNHTALEYKSKLRKLRAAVPGICISSDFIVGFPGETEKDFEQTMKLIEDVGFDFSYSFVYSQRPGTPAADLADETPEALKKERLNALQHRLNQQGFEISRQMVGSIQRILVTDYSKKDPGELQGRTENNRIVNFRCDNPTLIGQFADVHIDAAQPHSLRGSLIQ; from the coding sequence ATGGCCAAGAAGCTTTACATCGAAACCCACGGTTGCCAGATGAACGAGTACGACAGCTCGCGCATGGTCGATCTGCTGGGTGAACACCAGGCCCTGGAAGTCACCGCTCGCGCAGAAGACGCCGACGTGATCCTGCTCAATACCTGCTCGATCCGCGAACGCGCCCAGGACCGGGTGTATTCCCAACTGGGCCGTTGGCGCGAATTGAAACTGGCTAACCCGGAAATGGTCATCGCCGTCGGCGGTTGCGTGGCCAGCCAGGAAGGCGCGGCCATCCGTGATCGCGCTCCCTATGTGGACGTGGTATTCGGCCCGCAGACCCTGCACCGCCTGCCGGAAATGATCGACGCCGCGCGCCTGACCAAGCTGCCGCAAGTCGACGTCTCGTTCCCGGAAATCGAAAAATTCGACCACTTGCCCGAACCGCGCATCGATGGGCCGAGCGCTTACGTGTCGGTCATGGAAGGCTGCAGCAAGTACTGCACGTTCTGCGTGGTGCCTTATACCCGCGGTGAAGAAGTCAGCCGACCGTTCGACGACGTGATTGCCGAGATCATTCACCTGGCCGAAAACGGCGTGCGCGAAGTGACGTTGCTGGGGCAGAACGTCAACGGTTATCGCGGCACCACGCACGATGGTCGCCTGGCCGACCTGGCGGAACTGATCCGCGTAGTGGCGGCGGTCGATGGCATCGACCGGATTCGCTACACCACCTCGCACCCACTGGAGTTCTCCGACAGCCTGATCCAGGCCCACGCCGACGTACCGGAATTGGTGAAACACCTGCATTTGCCAGTGCAATCGGGTTCCGACCGGATCCTCGCGGCGATGAAGCGCAACCACACCGCGCTGGAGTACAAATCCAAACTACGCAAGCTGCGAGCCGCCGTGCCGGGAATCTGCATCAGCTCGGACTTCATCGTCGGCTTCCCGGGCGAGACCGAGAAAGACTTCGAACAGACCATGAAGCTGATCGAAGACGTCGGTTTCGACTTTTCCTACTCGTTCGTCTATAGCCAGCGCCCAGGCACGCCGGCCGCCGATCTGGCCGACGAAACGCCGGAAGCACTGAAAAAAGAACGCCTGAATGCCCTGCAACATCGCCTCAACCAGCAAGGTTTCGAGATCAGCCGACAAATGGTGGGCTCCATTCAGCGGATTCTGGTAACCGATTATTCGAAAAAAGACCCCGGAGAACTGCAAGGCCGGACCGAGAATAATCGTATCGTCAACTTCCGCTGCGACAATCCGACCCTGATCGGCCAGTTCGCCGACGTGCACATCGACGCCGCGCAACCGCACTCGCTGCGGGGCTCGCTGATCCAGTAA
- a CDS encoding tetratricopeptide repeat protein — translation MNRTGRTLALGCLLLLQPLLALAQAGGNSLLIPAMGRCTLNTQPQDLTQALAACQKASDEGDAQAQYELGEFYYDGKNAPRDLNQALSYFEKASLQGHAQAQFKLGTMFFHGEGVPANNVQAYIVLKMAAVNGAEEALDTADEVAEKMPREDLEVATQVLGQIFRKYLMELQSADGRTPFSPLP, via the coding sequence ATGAACCGCACCGGCCGCACCCTTGCATTGGGCTGCCTGTTGCTCCTTCAGCCCCTGCTCGCGCTCGCACAAGCAGGCGGCAACTCGTTGTTGATCCCGGCGATGGGTCGCTGCACCCTCAATACTCAGCCGCAAGACCTGACGCAAGCGCTCGCCGCCTGTCAGAAAGCGTCGGATGAAGGGGATGCGCAAGCGCAATACGAGTTGGGTGAGTTCTACTACGACGGCAAAAACGCGCCGCGCGACCTCAATCAAGCCCTGAGCTACTTCGAAAAGGCCTCGCTGCAAGGCCACGCCCAGGCGCAATTCAAACTTGGCACCATGTTCTTCCATGGCGAAGGCGTACCGGCCAATAACGTTCAGGCGTATATCGTGCTGAAAATGGCCGCAGTCAACGGTGCCGAAGAGGCGCTGGACACCGCCGACGAAGTCGCCGAAAAAATGCCCCGCGAAGATCTGGAAGTCGCCACCCAGGTGCTGGGGCAAATTTTCCGTAAATACCTGATGGAATTGCAGAGCGCCGATGGGCGTACGCCGTTTTCGCCACTGCCTTGA
- a CDS encoding PhoH family protein, producing MNAPIEPHRFILEPFEARRFANLCGQFDEHLRLIEQRLAIEIRNRGNQFELIGEPKHTTSAENLLRRLYRETKGTELSPDMVHLFLQESAVEELDNHSPAEPSVALRTKKGMIRPRGLNQVRYVKEILGNDINFGIGPAGTGKTYLAVACAVDALEREQIRRILLVRPAVEAGEKLGFLPGDLSQKIDPYLRPLYDALYEMLGFEYVAKLIERQVIEVAPLAYMRGRTLNNSFIILDESQNTTVEQMKMFLTRIGFGSTAVITGDITQVDLPKGTKSGLHHVIEVLKDVPGISFTHFMPKDVVRHPLVQRIVEAYERFENRTADEPAKFSSKDTRHDA from the coding sequence TTGAACGCACCCATAGAACCACATCGTTTCATCCTCGAGCCTTTTGAAGCTCGCCGCTTCGCCAATCTGTGCGGGCAATTCGACGAGCATCTGCGCTTGATCGAACAGCGCCTCGCGATCGAGATCCGCAACCGCGGAAATCAGTTCGAACTGATCGGCGAGCCCAAGCACACCACCTCCGCGGAAAACCTGCTGCGCCGCTTGTACCGGGAAACCAAAGGTACCGAGCTGTCGCCAGACATGGTTCACCTGTTCCTGCAGGAGTCGGCCGTCGAGGAACTGGATAACCACTCCCCTGCCGAACCGTCCGTCGCCTTGCGCACCAAGAAAGGCATGATTCGCCCTCGCGGCTTGAATCAGGTGCGCTATGTGAAGGAAATCCTCGGTAACGACATCAACTTCGGCATCGGCCCGGCCGGTACCGGCAAGACCTATCTGGCCGTTGCCTGTGCGGTAGACGCACTGGAACGCGAGCAGATTCGCCGCATTCTGCTGGTCCGTCCGGCGGTTGAAGCGGGCGAAAAGCTCGGCTTCCTGCCTGGCGACCTGTCCCAGAAGATCGACCCGTACCTGCGCCCGCTCTACGACGCGCTCTACGAAATGCTCGGTTTCGAATACGTCGCCAAGCTGATCGAGCGTCAAGTGATCGAAGTCGCGCCGCTGGCCTACATGCGCGGCCGTACGCTGAATAACAGCTTCATCATCCTCGACGAAAGCCAGAACACCACCGTCGAGCAGATGAAAATGTTCCTGACTCGGATCGGCTTCGGTTCCACCGCCGTCATCACGGGTGACATCACTCAGGTCGACCTGCCGAAAGGCACGAAGTCCGGGCTGCATCACGTGATCGAAGTGCTCAAAGACGTGCCGGGTATCAGCTTCACCCACTTCATGCCCAAGGACGTGGTGCGCCATCCGCTGGTGCAGCGCATTGTCGAAGCCTATGAACGCTTCGAAAATCGCACAGCCGATGAACCGGCGAAGTTCTCTTCCAAGGACACTCGCCACGATGCTTGA
- the lnt gene encoding apolipoprotein N-acyltransferase: protein MLRVTRPGWPGNLLAVAAGALTTLALAPFDIWPLALLAVGFFYAGLRELSPRQALGRGWCFGFGLFAAGTSWIYYSIHNFGGASVLLAGFLMLLFTAAIAWFFALPAWIWARWLRRNEAPLADALAFAALWVGQEAFRGWFLTGFPWLYSGYSQLDGPLAGLAPVGGMWLISFSLALTAALIYNAARLVSTGRKGFIAVGVLLLAGPWVAGMALKEHAWTSPAGAPLSVAAIQGNIEQSIKWDPSQLNAQLALYRDMSFSSKRVDLLIWPETAVPVLKESAEGYLNMMGSFAAERKSALITGVPIRQEVHHQKRFFNGITVVGEGDGTYLKQKLVPFGEYVPLQEVLRGLIAFFDLPMSDFARGPADQPLLQAKGYQIAPYICYEVVYPEFAAGLAARSDLLLTISNDTWFGTSIGPLQHLQMAQMRALEAGRWMIRATNNGVTGLINPFGQITAQIPQFEQGILYGEVVPMHNLTPYLEWRSWPLIISCVLLFGWALVANRMAKTV from the coding sequence ATGCTCCGCGTAACCCGCCCCGGCTGGCCCGGTAACCTGCTGGCCGTGGCGGCCGGTGCACTCACCACCCTGGCCCTGGCGCCGTTCGATATCTGGCCGCTGGCATTGCTGGCGGTCGGTTTCTTTTATGCCGGTTTGCGTGAACTGAGCCCCCGCCAAGCCTTGGGCCGTGGCTGGTGTTTCGGTTTCGGCCTGTTTGCCGCAGGCACCAGCTGGATTTACTACAGCATTCACAACTTCGGCGGCGCCTCGGTGCTGCTGGCCGGGTTCTTGATGCTGCTCTTCACCGCGGCGATTGCCTGGTTCTTCGCTCTGCCCGCCTGGATTTGGGCGCGCTGGCTGCGCCGTAACGAAGCGCCGCTGGCCGATGCCTTGGCATTTGCGGCGTTGTGGGTGGGTCAGGAAGCCTTTCGTGGCTGGTTCCTTACCGGCTTCCCTTGGCTCTATTCCGGTTATAGCCAGCTCGACGGCCCATTGGCCGGGCTCGCGCCGGTCGGCGGAATGTGGCTGATTTCCTTCTCCCTGGCTCTGACGGCTGCGCTGATCTACAACGCTGCGCGCCTGGTGAGCACTGGCCGTAAAGGCTTCATCGCTGTCGGTGTGTTACTGCTGGCTGGCCCATGGGTGGCCGGCATGGCGCTCAAGGAACATGCCTGGACCAGCCCGGCGGGCGCCCCACTGAGCGTCGCGGCGATTCAGGGCAACATCGAACAAAGCATAAAGTGGGACCCCTCGCAGCTCAACGCGCAGCTGGCGCTGTACCGCGACATGAGCTTCAGCTCCAAACGCGTCGACCTGCTGATCTGGCCGGAAACAGCGGTCCCGGTGCTCAAGGAGTCCGCCGAGGGCTACCTGAACATGATGGGAAGCTTCGCCGCCGAACGTAAATCCGCGCTGATCACCGGCGTGCCGATTCGCCAGGAAGTCCATCACCAGAAGCGCTTCTTCAACGGCATTACCGTTGTCGGTGAGGGCGATGGCACTTACCTGAAGCAGAAACTGGTGCCGTTCGGCGAATACGTTCCATTGCAGGAAGTCTTGCGCGGCCTGATCGCGTTCTTCGACCTGCCGATGTCCGACTTTGCCCGTGGGCCGGCCGATCAACCGCTGCTGCAGGCCAAGGGTTATCAGATTGCGCCGTACATCTGCTATGAAGTGGTCTACCCGGAATTCGCCGCCGGCCTCGCTGCCCGTAGCGATTTGCTGCTGACCATCAGCAACGACACCTGGTTCGGCACCTCGATCGGCCCGCTGCAACATTTGCAGATGGCGCAGATGCGCGCACTTGAGGCCGGCCGCTGGATGATCCGCGCGACCAACAACGGCGTGACCGGATTGATCAACCCTTTTGGCCAGATCACTGCGCAGATCCCGCAGTTCGAACAAGGCATCCTGTATGGCGAAGTGGTGCCGATGCACAACCTGACGCCCTACCTGGAATGGCGTTCGTGGCCATTGATCATCAGTTGCGTGTTGTTGTTTGGCTGGGCGCTGGTGGCCAACCGGATGGCCAAGACCGTCTGA